TACAGATCTTCCAGTAGTCAGTGGGAGCTAGTGGAACGCAGGGAACACTGCAGGTCATAAAGGTGTTAGACAGGAATTGGAGAAAGTAGTTTGGGAGTAGCTGTATGTCCACATTATAGAAttggatttaatatcactggcataggttgtgaaatttgttgttttacagcattagtacattgcaatacataataaaatactataaattacaataatacatatatatagaaattaaattaaagaagtagtgcaaaatgagagcaaaaaatagtaaggtagtgttcatctgACAGGTGGGTGTTTTAAAGGTTAGTTAATTGGGGTGGAGGCCACACTATTCCTGTGAGGATGTAAGACAAGAACAGCAAGGTTTAGGAAGATGAAGTTAGACAAGGCGACAGAATATACAAAGGAACGAGCAAAACTTGAACAAGAAATTAGGAGGGTTAAATGGGGACATAAAAtgtccttggtgagtaggattaatgTACATATGAAGGCATGTATATTGGGAGCAAGAAAGTACCTTGGGAAAGGTTAGGTTCACTCATGGACAGAGGCAGAGGAagtggtgaggtccttaatgagtagtTTGCATTGGTATTCAAGAGGTCATGGTTGATGGTGAGATTAAGAAGGGGTGCACTGATACTAAGGTGGTCAGATTcatttctgatttatttatcacatgtacatcaaaacataggcgaaatgtgtcatttatgttaacaaccaacacaacctaagaacATGTGttggttatttaaaaaaaaaacattaaaatagaTAAATCTCCAGCACATGATAGGATCTATCCCTGGTTACTGAGCTaagcaagggaggagatgctAGTACTCTGAGTTCTTTATATCCTCTTTAGCCACAGGTGAAGTTCCAGAGGATAAAAGAATTGCCAACCTTGTTAATTTGTTTAAGAAGGGcaacagagaaaaataaagaaattttcAGCCAGTGAGCCTTACAACATTGGATGGGAAAATGAAGATCCTTAGGGGCAAGATTTCCTCATGTATATGCTTGACTCGCCTTCCTTCCGTTACGTTTCAGTGTTGATGTTTTTGATGATGCCATGAGTATCAACAACATCATGAACTATCTTATGCCACCTCCATATATAAAGAACAcctgatatgggggggggggcacaaaaAAGTATTTAACCAAAAGGGAGAAACTATTAATTTCTAAATGCTTGACTATTCTTGATGTTGGATATCAATGTTACTTTTTAAATTGTGTTATTTCTTGAATCATAGCAATTGGTTTCTTATTAATTTAATGAGACCTACATTGGAACAAAATGAATCCTAAATTTATATCCACTGGTTTGAGAATAAGTCCACTCAAGAAATAATTTTCTGACACGCTTAAAAGGGAAAGCTACTGTTGTGACTTTAGGGACGTAACACAATGCTATTCTTCCTAAATATCTGATGTTCTTTATATAAGGAGGTCATAATGCATGCAATAGTTAAGGATATAGTTGATACTCTTGGCACTATGCTGTACATCAACATTGAAACATGATGGAAGGAAGTTCAGGGACTAGCCCTTTCAGTTTGTAAGGACCAGTACTATAAGTGACTGCGTTGATCCAATGCTGCTTGTGGCTCAATATTTCAGCTTAGCGAAGAAAGTCAAACTGAATAGGGATAGGGGTAATGAACGTTACTGACAATAATGATCCTGAACCAAGTATCTCAGTAAATCAATGTGTTACTTAAGAAATCAGAATAAGTCCTTTAACATATTTAATAACATACATTTAATGTGGTAAAATATTCCAGAGTAAAAGCTAAAATAACTTATGAAATGTAGCAGAATGTTTATTTTTAATCATTAATCAGTGGAACCAAGCAAATATATTTTGACACAGGataacacaagaaaatgaatgttgtATTTTAACAATTGTTATCTGACAGTAACGTATGAGTAAAACATATTGTGAAGTACTTTTACCATAAGATGAAGgtgattaaatatatatatagactCAATATTTAAAATTCTATGTTGTAGCAAAGTTTACAATACAGAGGTCTGCAAGAAAATAGATTAGGCTGTTAACAATCAGTTTTCATAAAAATTCTAAAGGACAGCTGCATGTTTATGGTCAGATTCAAAAATTGATCTGCAATAAAGACTGAAAGACAAATGTGTGAACCTTCTTTAGTATGGACTTTGTTTTCATCTCATCCATAAACAAAGAACATTTACCAATGTACAAAATAGAGTTCTTAGCCCACAATGCAGATAGCTTTATTGTTTAATTGTTTTCTTCTAAGACTTCCTTTGAAATATTGCTCTGACAAATTCCAATCACTCCCCAGGCTATACCAGATCCATTACTTCCTGCTGCAATGTTCTCTTCCTTATCAGCTTTGCCTGGGTCATCTTCATTCTGATGGAGCTTTTAAAAAAATGACCATACTTTCAGTAGTGAAATCAGATATTAAAATATCTATCCAAATTCCAGTAACTTAATATCTGGCATTTTCTTCCCATTGAATAATATACAGAAGGGGCTAATATCTATTGTTGTACGTGGTAGTTGTGTTTTCCCAGGCAATCCTCCGGACACATGTTTTCAAATTTGTTGTTATAGTAAAAGCATGGGCGCTCCTTTGGAATTTAAGGTTTTAGATAAATTATTAATACAATAAACCAGAAGCACATTCAAGGCATTTTTTAATAGAAGAATAGTGTTTTGGAAACGAATCATGCAAGTAAATGGAACTGTGCCAATAATGTTTTCACTCGAAGAGTCATTGTGTTTAAACTGACTATCTCAGGATTTGGATGAATATTGTCCATTGGAAAAATTACACATGATCCAGTGAGTGAAAAAAATGCACCAATTACTATGTATTAATAGATAGCCAAATACTAAATTTCAGTCATCAATAGTCAATTGGTTCTCAAAATCTGCAATTCTTTGTTTTGCATCTTAGCAATGTGCCTACTCAGCCTAGTACCTACCACTAAAGTGCGTCCAATAATAGAATGAATTCCTGTCAGATGGAAATGTGATACCTCCACATCCAGCCTGGCTAAACCATCTTCATTCGCATTTATAACACCCAGGATATCTGCACATCTACAGTGAGTTTAAAATATTTTCCTTTAAAGAATCATGTAATTATATAGGAAAAAGAAAGATAGTTAACCTACTGTATTAATAGAACCTCAGATTTACTGAGGTAGTGTAGTATTTCACAATTTTCGCACATTTAAATTTATATTCCACAAATGTATCTATGTTTCTTACAGCGAGCTCTGTTTGCATCACTATTTCATGGCTAAGATAAGCCACCATGCAAAATACAAACTTTTGTACTTCTAGCAATGACTTTAAAAGTATGACCATTAATTATTGATTGTATATAATGAAACTACAGGTCTAAGAGACCAATATTGATCAAAGTTCCTGAAAAAAAGACATACCATACGTTTTCTGTTCTTTACTGAATATCATTCTCCAGAATTCTTATCAAAGAAGTAGCACATGCTGCAGCTGAAAGAAACACCTCCTAAGCCTTCCTTAAATTGGTGCCTTTCTTTCAAAGAGTAAAGATATAAAGCTTAACTATTTTTCCCCCACTTTGGCTTCTGATAACTTGCACTTGTGGCAGTCAGGGAACTCCTCTCCCATGTACTTTAAAGAGAGGCTATAGCCTCTCACCCTGCACCTCTGAAACAAAATTAATGCAAACAAAATGGAGGCCCAGGATGCTGAAACCAGGCATGCTAGGCCTACATTATATTCTACCTTTTTATGAAACTAAGACAAAATACTCCCATGGAACATTGGAGAAGAAAAACAGCTACCATAtcttacaaatcagtaccatgaggCTGAACACCTCTATTAAATATGCAAAATCAATACTCACTTAAAGAAATAGTATTTTAGCTTTATTTTCAGCACTGCCTCTCAAAGAGAACTCACCTCTTCCCTTGTTGCATTTTGTTGGTTGGATTGTAAGGAGGTCCTGCACTTAGCCAATCTGAAACAAATAATTTACTACATGTGCTTCCGTAAATCTAGAAAACTAGAGTTTATTTAGAGGAGAATATAAGAACAGCAAGTATTGATCAATAAACTTTACAGCCATTCACCTCATATGAGCTTAAGCATCATCATCTTTATCATACAGTGACCACAAAATTATTGGACAGATGATACCAGGATTTACAGAATCAAAACAAAGCTGGTACATGCCCTGGTACCACTTTTATAAAATGTTTCTCAATATACCCCCACACATTCTTCAGCCAGCTCCTCAAAAATGTAAGAGTTCAAGTGACATTGACACGAGAAGCTAATTTGCATGTGATGAAAGAGATTGTGAGACACTCAAATAGATTTGCTAAATAGGTTTTCTGGTGGTAGCACTCTTTTCTTCAGGTGTACACTACTGTCTAAATCTTTCCCGTCTTTGTCATCAAATAGCAAATGCCGGTCTTATTTTAGACAATAAGTGCACAGATATGGATGACAGAGCTCAAAGCATTCTTGTGATTTCATTTGGATGATTCCCGCTTCTAGATGATGATTGGTACCACCTACCCCACCCCAAGTCAGTCACTCAACCATTCCTACCCTACGATTCATCACTCCATTTGCATTCTCAATTCACTTGAAAACCAAGAATATAAATTATTCAGTCCTGTAACCTATCACCTCTAGTATCATTTTTATTACAATTATTCTGCTTATGTACATTAACAGTAGAGTCTCTGTCCTCAGCTCTGAGGGGTTTATCTTTTCTTTAAAAGGTCCACACTAGCACAAAATAATCATTCTATTTATCTGccttttcttatttttatttacatttaAAAAGGCTCACATAATGCTGCTGGTGATACTGCTTCTGCAGCATGATGGAACAATatttaaaaaacaactttcaaggTTCTTAAGTCAATGAATAGAATTTCTGAAGACTGAGTTTATCTTAAAGGTATCTCCATCAATTTTTAGCAGCATGTGATGATATGGAACTTCATTTGATCCAGGTTCCCAAATTCACAGCTAGAAGTTTTCTTTGCGACCTTTAGAATGAGGAAAATAATAGGGTACGGTGCAATAAAATTAGACATTCCACTGTCTGATTGTTTGAAAATATTGATGGTTTAGCGGCTAGTTCACCAGTGCTAATTTCATGCTCCCTCAGAGTCAGGATCCTCATTCACATGCTTCCTTTAATTCATCAAAGACCCATTTCTGGCACTTCCTTAAACTGCAGGCTAACTGAACATGTATtatgattattatgattatgattatgaagacacgtagtcctcttttattgtcatttagtaatgcatgcattaagaaatgatacaatgggTAACATATGAAGTATTAATTTGAATATTCAAAAgtctgggggaaaaaaatcagccaGTAGGGTAGAAAAATTGTGACccaaaggtgggaggagggaggagtgaGGAAAGATGGCACCAGCAGGTTCTGCAGATCCAGGCGACTTCTTCTAGTTCGTCCACGAAACAGCGTATTTCTCTTCTCTTATGTCTTTCTTTACTTTACAAGGTGGTTGTGGTTCTATTGGAGTCTACAGTTCAAATTATGGTTATCATTAAGTAGTGGGTTTAAGGACTGACTATGCAGCCTAGCACTTCGCTATCTCCAGGAACGGCCTGGAAAACACACGCCCTTGGGGCTGGGAGTTCGGAAGTCAGGGAGCAGTCCTGTGGATGACCTATTTCCCCAATGATTTTGCCAACTGAAACATAGAGACTGGAACAGCAAGACAACAGGCAGCATGTTTGCTAGTGGCCAGCTGCTGTTGGAGGAAGGCCCCTGTACTCGAGCAATCCCTCTCTTTTTCAACGGAGAGTGAGAGCCTAATCGGTTCTCAAGAAGGGTTAGTGGTAGGGGGGCTTGAAGAAGCGACACAGAAGATTGTAACAACGGAACAGTGAGTTGCTGATCTCTGTTCTCGTTGTTGCAGGAgtgacctctctctccctcgctgaagagagagagagtctgtctgAGATACCAATGTGCTGGTTTGTGGACTGCAGTTTTGATGGTCTGGATCAAGGATTCTGctggtggggagtgggagggggttgATACTTTAGCTGCTGCTTGTACAAAGAGGAGGAAGGGCTTCAATGTTTCTATTATTCATTcaatggggtttcttgtttcgtggatgtctgtgaagagtacgaaCTTCAGGTTATTTAttgtatacatactctgatattaaaactaacctttgaacttttgctgGATTAACAGTTTTATTGTAACCAGAATGCCATTAAATTGCTGTTGAACATCAAGATCTGTTACTTTAGAAGCCACTTCTCCTAATACAACTATGATATTGATTGTGATATCCCCTGttagtttaattttttttgtagcTTGTGCCttattgcatgtttttttttaaatctctctcaggaTCTGTCCtaatttgtgccatttttccttTATATACATTGACCAAACTCTAAGAATTTGCACGGGCTCAGGTTGTTTTAGCAATTATAGATTGAACTTTTATAATTAAATACAGAAGTCTGAGAGAATGAAGTCACAGGATTAGCCATGTTTACTCTATAGCAGAACAGGTTCCAAGGGTCATATGACATCATCCTACTTCTGTTTGTTACATTTCGTTAAACTTTGGTACCTGGCAGTTTATAGATCTGTCCACTCTTTCCAATGCCATTGATCTCAAAAAGGAGACTGGACTCATCTTTTCAAGCTAATTTTAAGTGTCTCTTATTCTGACATAAGAGGTTGGCAACTCTCTTGAAGCAGCCTTTTGCCGAAATATGCCAAATCAGCTTTCAGGCTATCCTTCACCCTCACAGTTACTGCTGTCAAATGGACTAACTTTCACAGATAATTTTTCTCCATTTCCATTCCGAGTCCCCTAACTCTGAACATTATTAGTCACTCCAAGACCATTTTGGTCCAAAATCTAATACTAGATTCAATTTCCAAGGATAACAAAGAGTCAACTATATTACCATCAGTCTACTTAGGGAAGTGGGAGCAAGGATATTTGGGCCGTTACAGTGGTGAATCAGATGGGTTTCTATATTCATGTCGCTGGAGTTTCAGAGAAGCTCAGAAGGATTTTTAACAAACACCAAATCCCTGGTTTTTCAAACCTATAAACACACTCAGACAGAAACTTGTCCACTCCAAGGATCCTACACCCAAACATAA
This genomic stretch from Mobula birostris isolate sMobBir1 chromosome 6, sMobBir1.hap1, whole genome shotgun sequence harbors:
- the LOC140199088 gene encoding superoxide dismutase [Cu-Zn]-like encodes the protein MVKAICILTGFFRAFGVVRFELNEGGYLTIKGEFSGLPPGRHELHVHSFGDITNDWLSAGPPYNPTNKMQQGKRCADILGVINANEDGLARLDVEVSHFHLTGIHSIIGRTLVLHQNEDDPGKADKEENIAAGSNGSGIAWGVIGICQSNISKEVLEENN